A single Hemiscyllium ocellatum isolate sHemOce1 chromosome 18, sHemOce1.pat.X.cur, whole genome shotgun sequence DNA region contains:
- the cdkn1cb gene encoding cyclin-dependent kinase inhibitor 1C, whose product MSSVQQQQLPGGCLERMAARRTYPLHARTAVCRSLFGPIDHDELRRETKSKLREISERDRRRWNFNFAADTPLLGGDYEWEEEGGEDVPAFYRESVHRGRLRLPCPVPESCHSGCGGPSDPAAALGGGADSPGLAHRLSGLEGSETNQENRSDNLHSGIKAGRAPCSRKRSSTARITDFFAKRKKTVGSKASSENACLSGVPGEQTPRKRIR is encoded by the exons atgtctagCGTGCAGCAACAGCAGCTCCCCGGCGGCTGCCTGGAGAGGATGGCGGCGAGGAGGACCTACCCCCTGCACGCCAGGACGGCGGTGTGCCGCAGCCTCTTCGGCCCCATCGACCACGACGAGCTGCGGCGGGAGACGAAGAGCAAGCTGCGGGAGATCAGCGAGCGGGACCGCAGGCGGTGGAACTTCAACTTCGCCGCCGACACCCCGCTGCTGGGGGGCGACTACGAGTGGGAGGAGGAAGGCGGCGAGGACGTGCCCGCTTTCTACCGCGAGAGCGTCCACCGGGGCAGGCTGCGGCTCCCGTGCCCCGTCCCGGAGTCCTGTCACTCGGGCTGTGGCGGCCCCAGCGATCCTGCCGCTGCCCTGGGCGGCGGTGCGGACTCACCCGGCCTGGCCCACCGCTTGTCGGGGCTGGAAGGCAGCGAGACCAACCAGGAGAACCGCTCGGATAACTTGCACTCAGGAATCAAAGCGGGCAGAGCGCCTTGTTCGCGCAAAAGGAGCTCCACGGCACGAATCACAG ACTTTTTCGCCAAGCGAAAGAAGACAGTCGGATCGAAAGCTTCCAGTGAGAACGCGTGTCTCTCGGGGGTGCCCGGGGAACAGACTCCGCGGAAGAGAATAAGATAA